The following coding sequences lie in one Arachis ipaensis cultivar K30076 chromosome B05, Araip1.1, whole genome shotgun sequence genomic window:
- the LOC107643958 gene encoding protein NRT1/ PTR FAMILY 5.8 has translation MAGGQRQKRLNKSCILLIAIAGIERFAYKGVASNLVTYLTDVVKLRNSSAAKMVNSWCGFTSIMPLLVAPIADAYWHKYSTIMASSFLYLMGLTALTSTALARSWHHRNRTMSSSFLSLSLYLISLGQGGYNPSLQAFGADQLDEDEELPSSKDDKSSKKKTLFFQWWYFGVCSGSLMGVTVMSYIQDTFGWVIGFAIPAISMAMSILIFSCGNPIYTYKHDDCDDEHQAKKPFRDMFQAMKESALKCFHCGITLPNEKSEVLELELQEKPLCEESMESLKNLKKDSKTRKQLLSHGKVVLRLLPIWTMLLMFAVIFQQPATFFTKQGMTMKRNIGPNFKIPPATLQSAITLSIILLMPLYDRIFIPITQIITRQNKGINVMQRMGIGMVLSIIAMVLAALVEMKRLEIGRRMRISSSGSREEETTVPLSIFWLLPQYILLGISDIFTVVGMQEFFYSEVPTTMRTMGIALYTSVFGVGSFVSALLITLVEVFTSSRGIPSWFSDDMNNEARLDNYYWLLACLSFVSLVLYSLLCKYYHSSSSCSDSDCEN, from the exons ATGGCTGGTGGACAAAGACAAAAGAGGCTCAACAAGTCATGTATTCTCCTTATAG CAATTGCAGGCATAGAGAGGTTTGCATATAAAGGGGTGGCATCAAATTTGGTTACATACCTAACTGATGTAGTGAAGCTAAGGAACTCATCTGCTGCGAAAATGGTTAATAGTTGGTGTGGCTTCACTTCCATAATGCCCTTGTTGGTGGCACCCATTGCTGATGCTTATTGGCACAAATATTCCACAATTATGGCCTCCTCTTTCCTCTATCTTATG GGACTTACAGCATTAACATCAACAGCACTAGCAAGGTCATGGCACCACAGAAACAGAACAATGTCTTCTTCCttcctctctctgtctctctatTTGATTTCATTAGGCCAAGGCGGGTACAACCCGTCGCTGCAAGCCTTCGGAGCGGACCAACTGGACGAAGATGAAGAATTGCCTAGTAGCAAAGATGACAAAAGTTCCAAGAAGAAAACATTGTTCTTCCAATGGTGGTATTTTGGTGTTTGTAGTGGAAGCCTAATGGGTGTGACAGTTATGTCCTACATTCAAGACACATTTGGTTGGGTGATCGGGTTCGCAATCCCTGCAATTTCAATGGCTATGTCCATTTTGATTTTCTCATGTGGAAAccctatatatacatataaacatgaTGATTGTGATGATGAACATCAAGCTAAGAAGCCATTTAGGGACATGTTTCAAGCTATGAAAGAATCTGCATTAAAATGCTTCCATTGTGGAATTACCTTACCCAATGAAAAGTCTGAGGTTTTAGAACTGGA GCTTCAAGAGAAACCCCTTTGTGAAGAAAGCATGGAAAGCCTCAAGAATCTGAAAAAAGATTCTAAAACTAGGAAGCAGCTACTATCACATGGCAAGGTTGTTCTTAGGCTCTTACCAATTTGGACAATGCTTCTAATGTTTGCAGTGATCTTCCAACAACCAGCAACATTCTTCACAAAGCAAGGCATGACAATGAAGAGAAACATTGGACCAAATTTCAAGATCCCACCAGCAACACTCCAAAGTGCAATAACACTCTCCATAATCCTCTTGATGCCACTCTATGACCGAATCTTCATACCGATCACCCAGATCATCACGCGCCAGAACAAAGGCATAAACGTGATGCAACGGATGGGAATCGGTATGGTTCTCTCCATCATAGCAATGGTTCTCGCGGCGCTAGTCGAAATGAAACGGCTAGAAATCGGACGACGGATGAGAATCTCATCATCCGGGTCAAGAGAAGAGGAAACAACAGTACCATTAAGCATATTCTGGTTGCTTCCACAGTACATTCTTCTTGGAATCTCAGACATTTTCACTGTGGTTGGAATGCAAGAGTTCTTCTACAGTGAGGTTCCTACAACAATGAGGACAATGGGGATTGCACTCTACACAAGTGTGTTTGGTGTTGGTAGCTTTGTGAGTGCACTTTTGATTACACTTGTTGAGGTTTTCACAAGTTCAAGAGGGATACCAAGTTGGTTCTCTGATGACATGAACAATGAAGCAAGATTGGACAATTATTATTGGCTCTTGGCATGTTTGAGCTTTGTGAGTTTAGTGTTGTATTCATTATTGTGTAAATATTATCATAGTAGTAGTAGTTGTAGTGATTCTGATTGTGAAAATTGA